One Paraburkholderia kururiensis DNA window includes the following coding sequences:
- a CDS encoding ABC transporter permease, which yields MTMPADEAGGSTARLKRELKAAEARKRTMALLLVAPLAIFLLLIFVVPIAALLTRAVQNPEVATALPHTVGVLHDWDRKSPPSDAAYAALATDLTAIQDGEAMGAVARRLNTEIPGFRSLVAKTARAMPLTDDAGHALAPAQVHAKIAEIDGRWNDVTYWQAIAKNSSMYSPFYLLAALDHRQDAFGHIIPSDPDQQIYLTVFTRTFTISVAVTLLALLLGYPLAYWISTLSERRANLVMILVLIPFWTSILVRVAAWIVILQGEGLVNKALMGSGLISSPLSLLFNRVGVYISMTHILLPFMILPLYSVMKSIPPTYQRAAVSLGSHPFAAFWRVYVPQTYPGIGAGALLVFILAIGYYITPALLGGPNDQMVSYYVAYFTNVTINWGMACALGGLLLAATTVLYVIYGRFTRSQLSLG from the coding sequence CGCCGCTCGCAATTTTTCTGCTGCTGATTTTCGTCGTGCCGATTGCCGCGCTCTTGACGCGCGCCGTGCAGAACCCCGAAGTGGCCACGGCCCTGCCGCACACCGTCGGCGTGCTGCACGATTGGGACCGCAAGAGCCCGCCGTCCGACGCCGCTTACGCTGCGCTCGCCACCGACCTCACTGCGATCCAGGACGGCGAGGCCATGGGCGCTGTGGCGCGCCGACTGAACACCGAGATTCCCGGCTTCCGCTCGCTGGTCGCGAAGACCGCACGCGCCATGCCGCTCACCGACGATGCGGGCCACGCACTCGCACCCGCGCAGGTCCACGCGAAGATCGCGGAAATCGATGGCCGTTGGAACGACGTCACCTACTGGCAGGCCATCGCGAAGAACAGCAGCATGTACTCGCCGTTCTACCTGCTGGCCGCGCTCGACCATCGCCAGGACGCGTTCGGCCACATCATTCCTTCGGACCCCGATCAGCAGATCTACCTCACGGTGTTCACGCGTACCTTCACAATCAGCGTGGCCGTGACGTTGCTCGCGCTGCTGCTCGGTTATCCGCTCGCGTACTGGATCTCCACGCTCTCGGAACGACGTGCGAATCTCGTGATGATTCTCGTGCTGATCCCGTTCTGGACGTCGATTCTCGTGCGCGTAGCCGCATGGATCGTGATCCTCCAGGGCGAGGGGCTCGTCAACAAGGCGTTGATGGGGAGCGGCCTGATTTCGTCGCCGCTTTCGCTGCTGTTCAACCGCGTGGGCGTCTACATCTCCATGACGCACATCCTGCTGCCGTTCATGATCCTGCCGCTCTACAGCGTGATGAAGTCGATTCCACCCACCTATCAGCGCGCGGCGGTTTCGCTCGGCAGCCATCCTTTCGCGGCGTTCTGGCGCGTGTACGTGCCGCAGACATACCCGGGCATCGGGGCGGGCGCGCTGCTCGTGTTCATTCTCGCGATCGGCTACTACATCACGCCGGCGCTGCTCGGCGGACCGAACGACCAGATGGTCAGCTACTACGTCGCGTACTTCACGAACGTGACGATCAACTGGGGTATGGCCTGTGCGCTCGGCGGGCTGCTGCTCGCCGCGACCACCGTGCTGTACGTGATCTACGGGCGCTTCACGCGTTCGCAGCTGAGCCTCGGCTGA
- a CDS encoding ABC transporter permease, with protein sequence MKLARPLFAPHTSLAERVWYFVLRGMAVLTLLYLVMPVLAIVPLSFSSSTFLVYPMPGWSLRWYENLITSDDWRMAAKNSFIIAPSATIVATVLGTLAAIGLTKAEFRGKALLMAILISPMIVPVVVVGVGMYLFFAPLGLANTYTGLILAHASLGVPFVVTTVAATLQGFNHNLVRASLSLGANPVNTFFRITLPVIAPGVISGALFAFATSFDEVVVTLFLAGADQTTLPRQMFTGIRENITPTIAALATILILFSTSLLLALEWLRGRNAARAVRA encoded by the coding sequence ATGAAACTCGCCAGACCTCTCTTCGCGCCGCATACGTCGCTCGCCGAACGCGTGTGGTATTTCGTGCTGCGCGGCATGGCCGTGCTCACGCTGCTGTACCTCGTCATGCCGGTGTTGGCCATCGTGCCGCTGTCGTTCTCGTCGAGCACGTTTCTCGTTTATCCGATGCCGGGCTGGTCGCTGCGCTGGTACGAGAACCTGATCACCTCTGACGACTGGCGCATGGCGGCGAAGAACAGCTTCATCATCGCGCCCTCGGCCACCATCGTGGCGACGGTGCTCGGCACGCTCGCCGCCATCGGGCTCACGAAGGCCGAGTTCCGCGGCAAGGCGCTGCTCATGGCCATCCTCATTTCGCCGATGATCGTGCCGGTGGTCGTGGTGGGCGTGGGCATGTACCTGTTCTTCGCGCCGCTCGGGCTCGCGAATACGTACACGGGGCTGATCCTCGCGCACGCGTCGCTGGGTGTGCCGTTCGTGGTGACTACGGTTGCCGCGACGCTGCAAGGCTTCAACCACAACCTCGTGCGCGCCAGCCTTTCGCTGGGCGCGAATCCGGTGAACACGTTCTTCCGCATCACGCTGCCCGTGATCGCGCCCGGCGTAATTTCGGGTGCGCTGTTCGCGTTCGCCACGTCGTTCGACGAAGTGGTGGTCACGCTGTTCCTGGCCGGCGCGGATCAAACCACGCTGCCGCGCCAGATGTTCACCGGCATCCGCGAGAACATCACGCCCACCATCGCGGCACTCGCCACCATCCTGATTCTCTTTTCGACGTCGCTGCTGCTCGCGCTCGAATGGCTGCGGGGCCGCAACGCGGCGCGCGCCGTGCGGGCTTGA
- a CDS encoding ChaB family protein has translation MPYASNDDLPPSVRNHLPPHAQDIYREAFNHAFASHAADPDHEEIAHRIAWAAVKRSYVKDGDVWVRR, from the coding sequence ATGCCGTACGCCTCGAACGACGATCTTCCGCCATCCGTACGCAATCACTTGCCGCCTCACGCGCAGGACATCTATCGCGAGGCCTTCAATCACGCCTTCGCCTCGCATGCGGCCGACCCGGATCACGAAGAAATCGCGCACCGCATCGCGTGGGCCGCGGTGAAGCGCTCGTACGTCAAGGATGGAGACGTGTGGGTGCGGCGCTGA
- a CDS encoding YncE family protein — MQLRQPFFSRRSRLAFAAFTAFAAVSFAGFGARHAAAASTASAASAVTTVPGMPPVPNASNLYSEAESGHMSSAVAGALARVYVPNLRSNDVYVIDPATYKVVDKFQVGRSPQHVVPSWDLQTLWVANNAEGRNDGSLTPIDPKTGKPGKAVLVDDPYNMYFTPDGKEAIVVAEAHARLDFRDAHTMALKSSLDVPQCKGINHADFSIDGKYALFTCEFGGKLAKIDLVNRKVVGYLELDRKGMPQDIRISPDGKVFYVADMMADGVFVVDGDSFTKVGFVKTGVGTHGLYPSRDGTKLYVANRGSNLVHGPRHGKGSVSVIDFATRKVVANWPIPGGGSPDMGNVSADGKTLWLSGRFDDVVYAFDTTTGAVKSIPVGMEPHGLTVWPQPGRYSLGHTGNMR; from the coding sequence ATGCAACTGCGTCAACCCTTCTTTTCCCGTCGGTCACGGCTCGCCTTCGCCGCCTTCACTGCATTCGCTGCTGTCTCGTTCGCAGGCTTCGGAGCCCGCCACGCGGCCGCGGCGTCTACGGCGTCGGCCGCTTCGGCCGTGACGACCGTGCCCGGCATGCCGCCCGTGCCGAACGCCAGCAATCTCTACAGCGAAGCGGAATCCGGCCACATGAGTTCGGCCGTCGCGGGCGCGCTCGCGCGCGTCTATGTGCCGAACCTGCGCTCCAACGACGTCTACGTGATCGACCCCGCCACCTACAAGGTGGTCGATAAGTTCCAGGTAGGCCGCAGCCCCCAGCACGTCGTGCCTTCGTGGGACCTGCAAACGCTGTGGGTAGCCAACAATGCCGAAGGCCGTAACGACGGCAGCCTCACGCCTATCGACCCGAAAACCGGCAAGCCGGGCAAGGCCGTGCTGGTCGACGACCCGTACAACATGTACTTCACGCCGGACGGCAAGGAAGCCATCGTCGTGGCCGAAGCGCACGCACGCCTCGACTTCCGCGACGCGCACACCATGGCGCTCAAATCGAGCCTCGACGTGCCCCAGTGCAAGGGCATCAACCACGCGGACTTTTCCATCGACGGCAAGTACGCCCTCTTCACCTGCGAGTTCGGCGGCAAGCTGGCGAAGATCGACCTCGTGAACCGCAAGGTGGTGGGCTACCTGGAACTGGACCGCAAGGGCATGCCGCAGGATATCCGCATCTCGCCGGACGGCAAGGTCTTCTATGTGGCCGACATGATGGCCGATGGCGTGTTCGTCGTAGATGGCGACAGCTTCACGAAGGTCGGCTTCGTCAAGACCGGCGTGGGCACGCACGGACTCTATCCGAGCCGCGACGGCACGAAGCTCTATGTGGCGAACCGCGGCTCGAACCTCGTGCATGGCCCGCGTCACGGCAAGGGCAGCGTGTCCGTGATCGACTTCGCCACGCGCAAGGTCGTCGCGAACTGGCCGATTCCGGGCGGCGGCAGCCCCGACATGGGCAACGTCAGCGCTGACGGCAAGACGCTGTGGCTCTCGGGCCGCTTCGACGACGTGGTGTACGCGTTCGACACGACGACGGGCGCCGTGAAGTCGATTCCCGTGGGCATGGAGCCGCACGGCCTCACGGTGTGGCCGCAGCCCGGCCGCTATTCGTTGGGCCATACCGGCAACATGCGCTGA